The Vicia villosa cultivar HV-30 ecotype Madison, WI linkage group LG1, Vvil1.0, whole genome shotgun sequence genome includes a region encoding these proteins:
- the LOC131595193 gene encoding ervatamin-B-like, whose translation MISLTLNLFLLFIIFTTSLCISSSTYDVPTTTIKYSSILGPNLDKLPTQNETRKLFQSWMKEHGRVYKNVDEMAKKFNIFKSNLKYITETNAKRKSPHGHVLGLTNFADWSHQEFKETYLHKNDMSMYNNTMKIKNVNSVSCSAPKSMDWRSKGVVGSVKNQGTCGSCWTFSAAGAIESINAIVTGKLVDLSEQEMLDCEPSGDCNFGYMSKVFDWVLLNKGVALEKNYVYTGRKGVCKSQIPNSESSTFDTYDLVEKSDNGLLCAVVNHPISVCLYATPDFDHYSHGIYDGPNCPKNSDETNHCLLIVGYDSVDDQDYWILKNSWSTRWGMEGYMYLKRNTNKQYGVCAINAWGFNLIKHNRKD comes from the exons ATGATTTCCCTAACCTTaaacctatttctcttgttcatcATATTCACCACATCCTTATGCATTTCTTCAAGTACATATGATGTCCCAACCACAACCATCAAGTACTCATCCATATTAGGTCCAAACCTTGATAAGCTTCCTACTCAAAATGAAACTAGAAAACTATTCCAATCATGGATGAAAGAGCATGGAAGGGTCTACAAAAATGTAGATGAAATGGCCAagaaatttaacatttttaaatCCAATTTGAAGTATATCACAGAGACTAATGCAAAGAGAAAATCACCTCATGGACACGTTCTTGGTCTTACAAACTTTGCTGATTGGAGCCACCAAGAGTTTAAAGAAACATACTTGCACAAGAATGACATGTCCATGTACAATAACACAATGAAGATTAAGAATGTTAATAGTGTATCATGCAGTGCTCCTAAATCCATGGATTGGAGGTCGAAAGGAGTTGTTGGTTCTGTTAAGAACCAAGGCACCTGTG GGAGTTGCTGGACATTCTCAGCTGCGGGTGCAATTGAAAGCATAAATGCAATAGTGACAGGGAAGCTTGTGGACCTATCAGAGCAAGAGATGTTGGACTGTGAGCCTTCAGGTGATTGCAACTTTGGATATATGTCCAAAGTATTTGATTGGGTTTTATTAAACAAAGGAGTTGCATTGGAAAAGAATTATGTTTATACAGGAAGGAAGGGTGTTTGCAAGTCACAG ATTCCAAATAGTGAAAGTAGTACCTTTGATACATACGATCTGGTGGAGAAATCAGATAATGGATTATTGTGTGCAGTTGTTAATCATCCAATTAGTGTGTGTCTTTATGCAACTCCAGACTTTGATCATTATTCACAT GGTATATATGATGGTCCTAATTGTCCGAAGAACTCTGATGAAACAAATCACTGCCTATTAATAGTGGGTTATGATTCAGTAGACGATCAAGATTACTGGATCCTGAAAAATTCATGGAGCACGCGTTGGGGAATGGAGGGCTATATGTATTTAAAAAGGAACACTAATAAACAGTATGGGGTGTGTGCAATAAATGCATGGGGTTTTAATTTAATCAAACATAATAGAAAGGACTAA